Sequence from the Lepisosteus oculatus isolate fLepOcu1 chromosome 13, fLepOcu1.hap2, whole genome shotgun sequence genome:
TAACCTGCTGGCCCCTGTGCCAACGAACAGTCGACACGTTAATTATCAGGCTGTTTTCACGACCCAAAGAAGCGTCATAGTAGCCAACTTTCACCAGCTCAAGCGACCCGTCGGGCCCCTCCTGCCAGTTCATGAGGTCATAGGATGCGACCGGGTCTCCGTTCTCGTCAAAGCTCACCTCTTCTCCAAGGACAGAGAACCGCACTTGCTTCATGTAATGCGAGAGCTGAAAGGAACGATGAAGGCTGGTTTAGTGATTTCACTCTTTCTGTcatgtcctacagtatattttccttACGCTAAGACGTACTGTACCTGCTCTGGGAGCACGTTTCTCATGTCTCCGCACGTCTGGTTTTTGAAGGGGCCGCTTCCGCTCACACATGCGCTCATATTGTGCAGTGCGTGCGCAACCACATAGACGGCTTTGTAAACGTTGTAGGAAACCCTCAGCTGAGACACATCCGAGTACGCAGAGTACACACTCTCCAGGCTCTCCAGGCCGGTGCAGGGCTCCCAGGACGAAGAGGCGGTATGTACATGGGTGTTCAAAGAGCTGTTCAGTTTGCACCCAAATGTTTCTTCCCAGAATTCCGCAATGAAGGAGAATTCATGCACGTCGGAGAGACGGAGTCGAGTCAAAAACTCTTTAAGACCAGGAATCTCTGCCTTGCGTATTGCAAACCCAATACTTCCAATTAAGAGGTCTTTGAATTCATTCCACAGAGATTTCCCTGTTGCCCAAGCTTCGCCTGCTATCCATTGAATGTCTGTGATATTCTGACGTTTAAACTCACGTAAAATAGACTGTAATTCAGATTCcccagaaaagcttaaaactacttTAGCAGAAGATCGTTTTATAACCTCTGTTACCTTAAGAACATCTCCCTTATTCATTGTAGTTGGGTAGAAGTGGGTATAAGCTATGCACACTTCCCGTGTTTTACATTCTTCTGTAAAAAGCTGTATTGCAAAGCGTGCGTAATCCGTGTTCCCTCCAATAACTCCTATCCAGGTCCATTTGAAATAATTGATGAGTGTAGCTATCGCCTGAATCTGAAAGGCATCACTCGGCATAGTTCTCATGAAAGTTGGGAACTCCTTCTTGTCGCTAAGACAGTGACAGGAAGCGAAGTAGCTCACCTGTACGTAGAAGAGGAATGGTGAGAAGAAACTAAAGCTTTTGCTCTCTTGAGTCAGAATAAAACTATTTACAACAATGGAAACCGATTTATCAAAGAGAAATGTCAAAGTCTTtagcattttaagaaaaactgaCGTATTTCCAAGCAACTGATGCTCACAATAGTAAGAAatgtgtaataaatgtaaagTCTCCACTTAGGACCTGAACCGGAAGCCAGGGAGAAAAATACGTTTAAGACTTCTTACCAGTGGGATATGAAAGGGTCCCAAGGTTCTCAGAATTGCCACAGATCTGCTCGAACCCGCGTCTCCAATGATCACCGGGGACATCGGTCTTGCAGCGGCCGcgcaggacaggagagaggtGTTTCCGATCTGCCCGTTTACGAGGATGAGGGAGCTCCGCAAACAGGCGTGTATGTCGTCACAGCTGTCCAGTATTCGATACCCCAGCTTCAGATCAGGAAGAAGGTCTTTTCTTTGGTTTATTTCCTTTATGGTAAAAATCATTGTCTGCATCCAGCGCAGTGCTCGGGGACTGAAACTAAAGCACACAAGAGCACGGCTATCTTCCACGTGTCGTGTCACACATAAACCAAGGGCATTTAGGCACCAAATGACTGTTGGTGAAAACCTACAGTAAAAGCGGGCGAGTATGAACCTTAACAACATATTTCACACTGTAAAATGACTTCATGATAACACAGGTACTTACTCTATGCAATGAGGAGGCTTGGGTCTACTCTTAAACGACGGGGCATAGAGAGGTGATCTGTAGTGCAAAGGGAACAGTCCGCCTAGCACAACATCCCCCTCCTGAAAAAAGGCCGCACTCTCAACCTCGCCTTGAAATCTACAAGTCACATCGCCTGCGCCGGTGCTCTTCAAGTCTTTGAGGAAAAGAAGCGACAGAGCTATCAGCTGTGCGAGCAGGTGTGCCATTTCTGTTACAAGCGGGCTCCTCATCTGCTCGcttttattatatactgtactgtagactaAAAGGCAGTTTGATCATTAAGGTCGAGATACCGTTTTAGAAAGGGCGAAAACAGTTTATTACAACGTGAAGTGATTTTACGAATCACTTGAAGACTACTTGCTACGCTCACATCCCAGATGCCTGCAGGCATACAGAAAACCATTTCCCGCGTGAATACTGTTAATAGTGGAATATTATTCCATCACAGTGACTCTCCACGAAGACTTCACGAGATTTCACATTCCAGCAATAATATCAACATCAGACACATGATAAAATTAGCAACGGAaagattttaattaagaaaattagTTTCGCAATGTCAATTTTATCTAATTATGCTTTGGTGTTACACAGTATGAGTATCTCAAAATTTAATTaagtttttgtttgttgttgtttcttaattattataataattgcttatacttatatagttattttctggaaactccactcaaagcactttacaggtaatggggactcccctccactaccaccagcGTGCAgcccacctgaatgatgcgacggcaaccatagtgcatcagtacgctcaccacacacaggctgtcagtggggagaagaacagaaTAATAAAGCCAGTTAATATTTGGGGATTATTATTGGGGAGGCCATAATTAGTAacggccaggacgccggggtcaCCCCTctcctcttttcgagaaacgcacCGGGGTTGTTAATGAGAGttaagacctcggttttacagtTTGTGTAATCCGAACGAAGGTGCCtttttcacagtatagtgtccccgtcactatactggggcattaggaccgaCACAGCCCGCAGAATGAGCGACCCCTgccggccccactaacacctcttccagcagcatccctagttttttttcccaggaggtctcacatccaggtactgaccaggctcacacctgctgagcgtCAGTGGGCTGCTAGATGTGAGTTGCACAATAACGTGGCTGCTGTCTTCATGTTCTTGTAAAGTAGTTCTAGTGAAATCTTTATTTTTGCATCGAGGTAGTCGCTACCCAATGTGCTGAGTGTTCCTGTTTGGGGCATGAGTTGGACTACGTACTGTAAAATCTCTCGGTGTTCCATCTCTctggttttgtttaaaatgtcctTAGCAAGAGAGCgggtaataataaaacaataagcCTGTAATATTTCCTTACTATTCAGCTGTGGTGGCACTGTCATATAATTAGCCTAACAAACTTAGAATACCATAATATATATTAGTATACAATTATACTAGAATACTACTAGTGGAAAAGCTAATGTGTTATTTCACACTATTCTGTGAACTAAAGTGAACTATTTTGCGAActttacttttcaaaaagttCTGAGGTGCTCTGAAAAGATAACTTTGCCTTTAGCCTTTTCAGCTATCTTGTTTAGACGTTATAAAGGGAAAAAACTCTTTTATCGTAGATTTTGTAATTCCTATAATTGTCGTTATGGTGGATTTCTACTGTAACACAGCTAATAATGATACTAATGATTTCTTTTGCATGTGGTATGTTTTGACATTTCAAGGTGTGTTTCAGTCTGACATGGAAGAATAAACATTTTCCACTAAATTAAAACTTgtggttttaaaaaattaaaaacaaaggacagaaatacattttagtatgcctaaaatcaatattttcttAGCCTAGCCTTTTCtgttaaaaatgagaaattccGATCTTTTAACTGAATAATAAGTACCCTTTATGCTGTACGCTGTTTATCCACAATTTACCGTACCTTTAATTCAGTTTCTGCAGAGCAACGTCATTTGTCCATTTGTTAGTAAAATTCTCCATCTAGTGGACCTTGGTGGTAATTACAATGCACTCTTATGAAGCCTATTCTCAAAATTTTAGAGTAGACGCCCATGAACATTCCTCAAGTTACATGCATCATACCCTGTGAAATCAACTCATCTATTGACTCATACAGCACAAAGGGACACTTTAGACATTGTGGATGTACCTCCAACTAAGTGGAGTATCTAAGTGTGAGGCTGCACAAATATTCCCATAAAAAAGGGCCAATCAACTTCTAGTGAGATTGACACAGCTCTTACAACAGGGATGATTAAGTCAGGTTAATCAAGACATTGTCAAACCTTTATTGTATAGATATTACAATAGTGGGCAACATGCAGAAGATAAAACGTAATCACTTCAGTGTGCATGTGAGCATCATGtaacatttatataaatgttaACATGTGCACATATTGGAGAGAGACCACTTTATTGGtcttatacaatttcttgcattaggaatttgtcttttcacatacttcatttttgctctccatgagacacaaagaTGAGGagtgagaagcttggggtcagagcacagagtcagccatgtatacagcacccctggggttaagggtcttatTCAGGGGCCCAATAGAGGAGGATTTCTCTGCCACCAACAGgacttgaaccagcaaccttccagccacaggcacaaatCCTTAGCCATAGTGCCACCACATTTGCTACAAATGACATTAACAAGTATTTATTGTTATCAATGAAGACGTATTATGCAGGTTATCAATCTAGAGCTAGTTTCACAAAAAGACAAATATCAATACATTATCATGATGGCAGTAGAAAGACAGAAGTCATTCCTGTTTAACAGATATTGGTTTAACAAAACaatcatatttgttttattttaatctaggagagttaaataaagaaatgaataactaTTTAAGGAATTCATTACTCcttaatagaaaaaaacatatgaaacatttattgtattttattctcATTACAAATACACCATATTTGGATCTGTTTTTGACAAAATTTCAAAATTGGTTCTCTCTGCTTAATGTTTCTTATCACctttgttaaatatgttttggTATTTTTCTCAGGTATTAATAAAATTGGTTCTCTTTCTTTGGTGTTTCTTATTACTTTTgtccattaaatattttttggaatTTTTCTCAggtcttaataaaataatgtaacactTTGGGGCAAAGATACAGGACAGGAGACCAAACGCTGATGCCAGAATAGCAAAGACctgcacagctacagtatactttCCTGGAGTGCTAACATAGGCTGGGACGAAGGTTATCCACACTGCAAAAAATATCAGCATGCTGAAAGTTATAAACTTTGCTTCATTAAAGTTGTCTGGCAATTTCCTGGCTAAAAAGgctataaaaaaacacagacaagcTAACACTCCAATATAACCCAGAACACCCCAGAATCCCAGCGCTGACCCAACAGCACATTCCAAGATGATCTTTGCACTTCGATACACAGTGTTATGTGCAGCATGTGGAGGGCTGGTTATCAGCCACACTATACAGATCAGAATTTGGACTGAGGTACAGACAAACACACTGGCTCTTTGCTGTGTGGGACCGAACCACTTCATGACATTGCTGCCAGGGAGAGTGGCTCTGAAAGCAACTAGCACAACCACTGTCTTTGCAAGAATGCAGGAAATGCACAGAGCAAAACTTATGCCAAACGCTGTGTAGCGGACCATGCAAGACCAGTCTGTTGGCTCTCCTATGAATGTAAGTGCAATAAGGAAACACAGAATGAGGAATAGCAGCAGCAAAAAGCTCAACTCCATGTTATTTGCGCGGACGATGGGGGTGTTTCTAAAGAAGATGAACACCCCAGAAACAGCTGTGGTGACACAGGCTCCAAGTGTCGACACCACTGTCAGTACGATTCCCATTGACTCAGAATAGGACAAGAACTCCACCTCTTTTGGGATGCACTGGTCTCTTGCTTTGTTTGACCATGTCTCCAGTGGGCATTTCGTACAATCGAGGGAGTCTGTTTGGgaggaaagaacaaagaaataaGTACCTCAAAGAgtgcaaaataattttcaataaaGTGTTATAAAAGAATATTGAAAATTTAGAACATGCAAGAAAGAGAAGATTTGTTTCCAACTAACAATAAACTAATGCAATCACATGCAGTCCTTCACCTGTCTGACTGCTGATCTCCCCATCAGCACATGGGACACAGTCGAAGCAGCAGACAGGCTGTCCCCTGCGAGTGGCCTTTCTTGAACCTGGAGAACAACTGTCACTGCACACAGACCGAGGGACCTACAGGGGAGCCGTGAAACCCACTCACAAATCACATGAAGTCAGTAAGAAGCATGATGTGAAAAAGGATATTCTTAGTCACTCttagtgaatatactgtaaaaatctcATTACGTCTCCCTTCAAGGACTTGGCTCTTCatctcattaaaaataaagccattgtttttattttcacaaccATTCGTTTCCTAACGtagcatccattttctaagctcTTCCTCCAGTTCAGACTTGTgcgagagccagagcctatcccagcaagcaacgggagcAATGCAGGgtacatcacagggcagacacacagatgcaaacacagacacatctacactcacaccagggtcaatctTCCTGCTTTTGGAGcgtgggaggaaagcagagcactAGGAGAAAATCCATATGAACACggggagaccatacaaactccacacggaaaGCAATCCAGGAATTGAGCACAGGGCCCCaaactgtgagacagcaatgctaaccactgccccactgtgccaccccttGCCTTcaagtgtttctttttaaaatacagtacactatGCAGAGGTGTAATTCATGCCAAATCAAAACATGTAACATGCAATGACAGACCATGTGAGCAGTAGTATAGTGCTGCCAAAATATGAAATGTTGTATGAAAAACCAATGAGAGTCCATTTCCTTGTCAAAATGCCTAGCCCAGGCAAATCAATAATTTATACATCCAGATCACGATTCTCACATCTGTTCTTAAAACTTGAGTAATAAATTTAAGTTTAAGCAAGCTTGCATAATTCTTTTTTAGATAATGtgcttcctttttctttctgccatctgttaaggtaaaaaaaacagatgcttgggaaaataatagtaatattcACTTGTTCTTGTTCTTAAACAGTTGTCTcactaaaagtattttttaataaaaaaaactaaacttgaCTTCTGAAGTTGCAGGTTTTAATGATAATGTAACTGTGGGCTTCGTGAGGATGCACGATGGTTAAGCATTCTGCCTGTAAGGATGGGAACTGATATTTCCTTTTCAACTATTTATTTAAGTCACATTTCCAACTCACCCTTCACTTGTCACACTATCCAGTGGAATCAACCAGAAAACAAGGAAGTGTATATTAACATAAacctatctacagtacataccagACCAGAGGATTCCATATATTGTAACTGAAAATACCTTAAACTTCATAACTGAATAAAAGAATAATAGCAAAGACCATAGACTTCCAATAATAATAGACCAATAGCAACAGGGTTAAACAAGCATTTTGATCTCGAGTAACAGGACCTGATGAACACCACACTTTTCCATTTCTaggtttttcaaaaatgttaaaaaggatgagaatgtaaataataacaacaacaaataaaatgtagaaGATTTCAAAAGCGGAAAAGCACGACTAACCTGTTGGCCCCTGTGCCAACGAACAGCCGACACGTTAATTATTAGACTGTTTTCACGACCCAAAGAAGCGTCATAGTAGCCAACTTTCACCAGCTCAAGCGACCCGTCGGGCCCCTCCTGCCAGTTCATGAGGTCATAGGATGCGACCGGGTCTCCGTTCTCGTCAAAGCTCACCTCTTCTCCAAGGACAGAGAACCGCACTTGCTTCATGTAATGCAAGAGctgaaagaaatacaaaagCGAGCAATAAACACAACAGCTTTCCGACTTCATACCAGTCTCTGCACTTTTCTTTGAAGCCTACTGTACCTGCCACGGAAGTACTTGTCTCACGTCCACACATCTCTGATTTGGGAAAGGACCGCTTCCATTCTCGCACCTGCTCAGCGTGTGCAGGGCGTGCGCTATCAGATACACGGCTTTGTACACATTGTAGGAAACCCTGAGCTGAGACACATCTGAGTACTCAGAGTACACCCTCTCCAGGCTCTCCCGCCCCGTACAGGGCTTCCTCGGAAACGCATCGCCGTGCGTATGGGTGTTCAAGGAATGGTTCAATTTACATTCAAACGTTTCTTCCCAGAATTCCGCAATGAAGGCGAATTTGCGTGCGTGAGATGGATTAATTCTGCCCAGAAAATCACCAAGATCTTTAATTTCAGCTCTGCGAATCGCAAACCCAACAGTTCCCTTTAAAAGGTCATGGAATTCTTTCCACAGAGATTTTGCAGTCGCCCAAGCTTCACTTGCAATCCACTGTATATCGGTGACATTCTGACGTCTGCACTCACTTAATATCGACTGTAAAACAGATTCCCCTGAAAAATTGAGAACAACCTTTGCAGAGGaacttttaataatgtttatcaCTTTGATTACATCTTTTTTATTTGGAGAAAGCGGGTAGAAATGAACATACGCAGCACACACATCTAGCCTGCTGGATTCTTCCAGGAAGTGTTGAATTGCAAAGTGCGCATAGTCATTATCGACTCCAAGGACTCCGACCCAGGTCCAGTTGAAATAACTGACAAGCTGAGCTATCGCCTTTATCTGGTAGGCGTCGCTGGGCATGGTTCTCATAAAAGCTGGAAACTCGCGCTTGTTACTTAGACAACTGCAAGACGCGAAGTAGCTCaccttgaaaagaaaagagagattCGGAGAATCATAATAAAAATCAGACAAATAGTAGTAATAACATGGTTCAGCCGTGCTCCAGCAGGAACGCATGTCTGAGTCGCTActgaaataaatgcaaataattattgaattttaaaaaatgtataaagatTATTACAAGAAACAATAAGAAAAACGCCGTATTTGACGCGTCAGTACCTTACCAGTGGGATGTGGAAGGACCCCAGAGTTCTCAACACAGCCATCGACACCCCAGAAGCCGCATCTCCAACGATCACTGGCGAGACCGCTCTCCCGACCCCGGCACAGCTGTGGTTAACGGCATCGGCCGGCTGGCCGTTCACAAGGACTAGGGAACTTCTCAAAGAAGGCTGTATGTCGTTACAGCTGTCCATGATGTGATACCCCAGCTTTATGTCAGGCAGAAGGTCTTGGCGTTTGTTAATTTCTTCAACGGCGAAAATCATGGTTTGCATCCATCGAAGTGCCCGAGGACTGAAActaaataaaacagtaattaGGACAATGACGCTATACTGCAGTTGAGGATTGGGTTGAAGCACTGTATTGACAGCGTGTTGACAGCGTGTGAAAAATGACAGCGTGTGAATGCGTCAAGTGAATGAATGTAGACATGACTTACTATACGTAGCTGACTGATTGGGGCTCGGTCTGAAATGAAGGAAGGTAAGGCGCTGGTCTGTAGTGCAAAGGAAATAGCCCTCCCAGGACAACATCGCCCTTCTCGTAGAAACTGGGAATATCGACTGGTCCTTGAAACTTACAAGTTGCTCCGTCTGTGCTATGTAGCTCTTTAAAGAACATGGATAACATTAATAGTCCTACATATGCCATTTGTCGCAGAGGTACGGAAGTACAGTAACTGTCTCTTCTTACACGAACAGTTACAGTACTTCACCTTGTTTATGCAGAAATGAATTTATACTGTCAGTCTGTTCAGGGGGAACGCTGTCATTGCACGATCAAGTGGAATACAGCTGTAAGACACATACAGACCGCCTTCCTCCTCATTTCCCTCctcagttaattttttttcataccCTACATTCAAACACTCCTGTATTTTCATAATAATTATACACGATAAAAGCCCGATATACAGATATCCGCATACTCTTAATAACTGAAGCAAATTCTGTAAAAATCGGTAATAGTTTCCCAAATTTAGTTCAATTAATACTTTTCCCAAATTTAGTAATTTTCTTCTACCGCAAAAAAACCCCAATACATTTAAGGATGAACTGTGACAGGACTATTCATAATCGTCTAATTTTAACATAATTCCATTCGTAACATGTCGTTTACTGACAGCTTAAAACAAAAAGCTGGAAATTCTCAAActaaattattaagaaaaaatataatactacttgtgtaatgttttatgttattagtaatatttaatgttattaatGTTATTCGTTATAATGActacatttcttatttttgtcaCTCATCTACAGTAGGTTGATAAATACACTTGGGTTCCGAACACTTCCAAAATTGAGCCTTTACTTGACTTAAGGAATTAATCAAACCCTTTATTTTTCTGTCCTCTTAACTGTTAAGTTTTTTGAAGTGCGTAAAAAGAATACTAATTCACTGAACCACTGAGTTAATAATACTTTGAATCCTGCTCAGTACTGAAATACGACTATAGTACAGTCGGGCAGTTTAGAGAAATCTGGTTTCTTTAAATATGTTCATGTAATAGTTAATTTTTTATGGCTGGTGGAGGTGAATCAAAACCTTATGTTAAAATAAcgtattattaaaacataaaacaaattattttaaggaaTATTAAATATGCATAATATTAATTCACTATTAGAAATGCTATTAcactttttagttttgttaataATGACAAGCAGGGCACAGAACTAGAACTGAAGGAAAAAGGCAGGAAGATTTGTTTGT
This genomic interval carries:
- the LOC102695024 gene encoding extracellular calcium-sensing receptor-like, with product MFFKELHSTDGATCKFQGPVDIPSFYEKGDVVLGGLFPLHYRPAPYLPSFQTEPQSVSYVYFSPRALRWMQTMIFAVEEINKRQDLLPDIKLGYHIMDSCNDIQPSLRSSLVLVNGQPADAVNHSCAGVGRAVSPVIVGDAASGVSMAVLRTLGSFHIPLVSYFASCSCLSNKREFPAFMRTMPSDAYQIKAIAQLVSYFNWTWVGVLGVDNDYAHFAIQHFLEESSRLDVCAAYVHFYPLSPNKKDVIKVINIIKSSSAKVVLNFSGESVLQSILSECRRQNVTDIQWIASEAWATAKSLWKEFHDLLKGTVGFAIRRAEIKDLGDFLGRINPSHARKFAFIAEFWEETFECKLNHSLNTHTHGDAFPRKPCTGRESLERVYSEYSDVSQLRVSYNVYKAVYLIAHALHTLSRCENGSGPFPNQRCVDVRQVLPWQLLHYMKQVRFSVLGEEVSFDENGDPVASYDLMNWQEGPDGSLELVKVGYYDASLGRENSLIINVSAVRWHRGQQVPRSVCSDSCSPGSRKATRRGQPVCCFDCVPCADGEISSQTDSLDCTKCPLETWSNKARDQCIPKEVEFLSYSESMGIVLTVVSTLGACVTTAVSGVFIFFRNTPIVRANNMELSFLLLLFLILCFLIALTFIGEPTDWSCMVRYTAFGISFALCISCILAKTVVVLVAFRATLPGSNVMKWFGPTQQRASVFVCTSVQILICIVWLITSPPHAAHNTVYRSAKIILECAVGSALGFWGVLGYIGVLACLCFFIAFLARKLPDNFNEAKFITFSMLIFFAVWITFVPAYVSTPGKYTVAVQVFAILASAFGLLSCIFAPKCYIILLRPEKNSKKYLMDKSNKKHQRKRTNFINT
- the LOC107079073 gene encoding extracellular calcium-sensing receptor-like, which codes for MRSPLVTEMAHLLAQLIALSLLFLKDLKSTGAGDVTCRFQGEVESAAFFQEGDVVLGGLFPLHYRSPLYAPSFKNSRALVCFSFSPRALRWMQTMIFTIKEINQRKDLLPDLKLGYRILDSCDDIHACLRSSLILVNGQIGNTSLLSCAAAARPMSPVIIGDAGSSRSVAILRTLGPFHIPLVSYFASCHCLSDKKEFPTFMRTMPSDAFQIQAIATLINYFKWTWIGVIGGNTDYARFAIQLFTEECKTREVCIAYTHFYPTTMNKGDVLKVTEVIKRSSAKVVLSFSGESELQSILREFKRQNITDIQWIAGEAWATGKSLWNEFKDLLIGSIGFAIRKAEIPGLKEFLTRLRLSDVHEFSFIAEFWEETFGCKLNSSLNTHVHTASSSWEPCTGLESLESVYSAYSDVSQLRVSYNVYKAVYVVAHALHNMSACVSGSGPFKNQTCGDMRNVLPEQLSHYMKQVRFSVLGEEVSFDENGDPVASYDLMNWQEGPDGSLELVKVGYYDASLGRENSLIINVSTVRWHRGQQVPRSVCSDSCSPGSRKATRRGQPVCCFDCVPCADGEISSQTDSLDCTKCPLETWSNKARDQCIPKEVEFLSYSESMGMVLTVVSTLGACVTAAVSGVFIFFRNTPIVRANNMELSFLLLLFLILCFLIALTFIGEPTDWSCMVRYTAFSISFALCISCILAKTVVVLVAFRATLPGSNVMKWFGPTQQRASVFVCTSVQILICIIWLITSPPHAAHNTVHQSEKIILECAVGSALGFWGVLGYIGVLACLCFFIAFLARKLPDNFNEAKFITFSMLIFFAVWITFIPAYVSTPGKYTVAVQVFAILASAFGLLSCIFAPKCYIILLRPEKNSKKYLMDKSNKKHQRKRTNFINT